In Rhineura floridana isolate rRhiFlo1 chromosome 1, rRhiFlo1.hap2, whole genome shotgun sequence, the following proteins share a genomic window:
- the INIP gene encoding SOSS complex subunit C isoform X1 codes for MASNPPGQGFQNKNRVAILAELDKEKRKLLMQNQSSTNHPGARVLQPLFQTYELPILKTMDPCISLARSSLNKDFRDHAEQQHIAAQQKAALQHAHAHSSGYFITQDSAFGNLILPVLPRLELE; via the exons GCTTTCAGAATAAGAACAGGGTTGCGATCTTGGCTGAGCTAGACAAGGAAAAGAGGAAGCTACTGATGCAAAACCAATCTTCCACAAATCACCCTGGAGCCAG AGTTCTGCAGCCACTCTTCCAAACATATGAACTCCCCATCCTGAAGACTATGGACCCCTG TATCTCTCTAGCTAGATCCTCCCTTAACAAGGATTTTCGTGATCATGCTGAGCAGCAGCACATAGCTGCACAACAAAAGGCTGCTCTGCAG CATGCCCATGCACATTCTTCAGGATACTTTATAACTCAAGATTCTGCCTTTGGAAACCTTATTCTTCCTGTGTTACCACGACTTGAGTTAGAGTGA
- the INIP gene encoding SOSS complex subunit C isoform X2 translates to MASNPPGQGFQNKNRVAILAELDKEKRKLLMQNQSSTNHPGASISLARSSLNKDFRDHAEQQHIAAQQKAALQHAHAHSSGYFITQDSAFGNLILPVLPRLELE, encoded by the exons GCTTTCAGAATAAGAACAGGGTTGCGATCTTGGCTGAGCTAGACAAGGAAAAGAGGAAGCTACTGATGCAAAACCAATCTTCCACAAATCACCCTGGAGCCAG TATCTCTCTAGCTAGATCCTCCCTTAACAAGGATTTTCGTGATCATGCTGAGCAGCAGCACATAGCTGCACAACAAAAGGCTGCTCTGCAG CATGCCCATGCACATTCTTCAGGATACTTTATAACTCAAGATTCTGCCTTTGGAAACCTTATTCTTCCTGTGTTACCACGACTTGAGTTAGAGTGA